One region of Chryseobacterium sp. SORGH_AS_0447 genomic DNA includes:
- a CDS encoding lipocalin family protein, with translation MKKLLFAGMLGTALFATSCSGVKNAQTSQNQRSEFLKMKGDWQIVSIDYDKNFKIKPFDDGVDAQCFVGSHWRLIPNNWTGAYTLNGGGTCGAGFTQPIKLNVVSGNTFEFKKIAEGTKAKQNTAGYSLTLINQSTDQFSLEQNIPFDGENVRVVYNFERAGMK, from the coding sequence ATGAAAAAGTTACTATTTGCAGGGATGTTGGGAACAGCGCTTTTTGCAACGTCATGTTCCGGAGTTAAAAATGCTCAGACATCGCAGAACCAGAGATCAGAATTTCTTAAAATGAAAGGCGACTGGCAGATTGTCAGCATAGATTATGATAAAAATTTCAAAATAAAACCTTTTGATGACGGAGTAGATGCGCAGTGTTTTGTTGGAAGCCATTGGAGATTAATCCCTAACAACTGGACCGGTGCTTATACCCTTAATGGAGGTGGAACCTGCGGCGCAGGATTTACGCAGCCGATCAAGTTAAATGTAGTAAGCGGTAATACTTTTGAATTCAAAAAAATTGCTGAAGGAACAAAAGCAAAACAAAATACGGCTGGATATTCTTTAACGCTGATTAACCAGTCGACAGACCAATTTTCATTGGAACAGAACATTCCTTTCGACGGAGAAAATGTAAGAGTTGTTTACAACTTCGAGAGAGCAGGGATGAAGTAA
- a CDS encoding decaprenyl-phosphate phosphoribosyltransferase, with amino-acid sequence MKKYVKLLRVEQWVKNLFVFVPLFFSGNIKNLDLLTKSIFAFIIFSLAASVVYILNDYNDIEADKKHPEKRRRPLASGAISKSKAIGIFIGLIIVDIALVFVAQSYFQESLWKFATIVGFYFVMNLAYTFKLKHVPIIDISIIAVGFVLRVLAGGYITGISISQWAILLTFVLALVLAIGKRRGELINAQVSGKTRRALDGYNVQFADIALSISVTLAIVCYLMFTLSPEVQARFHSRVFYTVIFVVFAFLRYLQQTLVYNRTESPTKIVYRDRYIQVTLVLWVAAFLIQIYFKK; translated from the coding sequence ATGAAGAAATATGTAAAGCTGCTCCGCGTGGAGCAATGGGTGAAAAACCTTTTTGTTTTTGTTCCTCTCTTTTTCTCAGGTAATATTAAAAACCTCGACTTACTTACCAAGAGCATTTTTGCTTTTATCATTTTTTCATTGGCCGCCAGTGTTGTTTATATTCTGAACGATTACAATGATATCGAAGCGGATAAAAAGCACCCCGAAAAAAGAAGACGTCCGTTAGCAAGCGGGGCCATCTCAAAATCGAAGGCTATAGGAATTTTCATTGGTCTTATTATTGTCGATATTGCGCTTGTATTTGTTGCCCAATCCTATTTTCAGGAAAGCTTATGGAAATTCGCTACCATTGTCGGATTCTATTTTGTAATGAATCTGGCCTATACCTTTAAATTAAAACACGTTCCCATTATCGATATCTCCATCATTGCTGTAGGATTTGTCCTGCGGGTTCTGGCAGGAGGGTATATTACCGGAATCAGTATTTCTCAATGGGCGATTTTGCTGACATTTGTTCTGGCACTGGTTCTGGCCATCGGAAAAAGACGGGGAGAACTGATCAATGCTCAGGTTTCCGGCAAGACAAGACGCGCTTTGGACGGTTATAACGTACAGTTTGCAGATATTGCCCTTTCCATTTCGGTTACACTTGCCATTGTCTGTTATTTAATGTTTACCCTGTCACCGGAAGTTCAGGCAAGATTCCATTCACGGGTTTTTTATACCGTGATTTTTGTTGTTTTTGCATTTTTAAGATATTTACAGCAGACGTTGGTATACAACAGAACGGAGTCCCCTACGAAAATCGTTTACCGGGACCGATACATCCAGGTTACTCTGGTGTTATGGGTTGCTGCATTTTTAATCCAAATTTATTTTAAAAAATGA
- a CDS encoding FAD-binding oxidoreductase has protein sequence MKPNFIQKVTNWGNYPIVEKEMRSDDSFKKIKEFVLNNNEVIARGNGRCYGDSSLGEHIFSTKKLNKFISFDRLNGIIECESGVLLSDVLEIAVPQGYFLYVTPGTKFVSVGGAIASDVHGKNHHAEGCFSEYVIEFKLMIESGDVITCSREENSDKFWATIGGMGLTGIILTAKFKLKNIESAYIRQESIKAENLDEIFTLFEESENWTYTVAWIDCLQKGKNIGRSILMRGEHAFQHELPQNLKEKPLRLKKKFEPTVPFYFPGFVLNALTVKIFNFLYYKKQAKKEVKSFTDYETFFYPLDFVNDWNKIYGKSGFIQYQMMIPKESGKEGMRKILETIANSGNGSFLAVLKLYGKENPQAYNSFPFEGYSLALDFKVNSKLKKLISQLDDIVEQYNGKIYLTKDSMSRSSLTNYLKNVQSSKFVSLQHKRILNNI, from the coding sequence ATGAAGCCGAATTTTATACAGAAAGTTACCAACTGGGGGAATTATCCCATAGTGGAAAAAGAAATGAGGTCTGATGACAGCTTCAAAAAAATAAAAGAATTTGTCCTCAATAACAATGAAGTAATCGCGAGAGGAAATGGAAGATGCTATGGAGACTCGTCATTGGGCGAACACATATTTTCAACAAAAAAATTAAATAAATTCATCAGTTTTGACCGTCTGAACGGAATCATCGAATGTGAATCCGGAGTTTTGCTTTCCGATGTTCTGGAAATAGCCGTCCCTCAGGGATATTTTCTGTATGTAACACCGGGAACTAAATTCGTTTCCGTAGGCGGAGCAATTGCATCTGATGTTCACGGCAAAAATCATCATGCCGAAGGCTGTTTTTCAGAATACGTCATTGAATTTAAACTGATGATTGAAAGTGGTGATGTAATTACCTGTTCAAGAGAGGAAAATTCAGATAAATTCTGGGCTACCATTGGCGGCATGGGACTTACGGGAATTATTCTGACGGCAAAATTTAAATTAAAAAACATAGAGTCGGCTTATATCCGTCAGGAAAGTATCAAAGCCGAAAATCTTGATGAGATCTTCACGCTTTTTGAAGAGAGTGAGAACTGGACGTATACCGTTGCCTGGATCGATTGTCTTCAGAAAGGTAAAAATATAGGAAGAAGTATCCTGATGAGAGGTGAGCATGCTTTCCAGCACGAATTGCCACAGAACCTCAAAGAAAAACCATTACGGTTGAAAAAGAAATTCGAGCCCACAGTTCCTTTTTATTTCCCGGGATTTGTCTTGAATGCTTTAACGGTAAAGATTTTTAATTTTCTGTATTATAAAAAACAGGCTAAAAAAGAGGTGAAAAGTTTTACCGACTATGAAACTTTTTTCTATCCTTTGGATTTCGTGAATGACTGGAATAAGATCTATGGAAAATCCGGTTTCATCCAATATCAGATGATGATCCCTAAAGAATCGGGTAAGGAAGGAATGAGAAAAATCCTTGAAACCATTGCCAACAGCGGAAATGGATCTTTTCTGGCTGTTTTAAAGCTTTACGGAAAAGAAAATCCGCAGGCTTACAATTCCTTTCCTTTTGAAGGGTATTCGCTTGCACTTGACTTTAAGGTCAATTCAAAACTTAAAAAACTGATCAGTCAGCTTGATGATATTGTAGAGCAGTACAACGGGAAGATTTATCTTACCAAAGACAGCATGAGCAGATCATCCCTTACCAATTACCTTAAAAATGTCCAAAGCTCGAAATTTGTGTCTTTGCAGCATAAAAGAATTTTAAATAATATTTAG
- a CDS encoding SDR family NAD(P)-dependent oxidoreductase — translation MIVLGSTSEVAQAFVEKALQEGEKFERIYLFTSNRETTERFARHIDVKFLQQSEVIELDLMKEIDYNRFEQINSGLLFCATGYLGEGTAEGLYDNRNTERIIDINYARLIPVINYFAHKFESRRSGTIIGLSSVAGDRGRQSNFIYGSAKAAFTAYLSGLRNYLFDKKVHVLTVKPGFMATKMTEGLPLNPKLTATPKQAAECIFKAYKKQKNVAYVLPIWGIIMMIIRNIPEFIFKKLKL, via the coding sequence ATGATCGTTTTAGGAAGCACGTCGGAAGTAGCGCAGGCTTTTGTGGAAAAAGCTTTACAGGAAGGGGAGAAGTTTGAAAGAATTTATCTCTTTACCTCCAATAGGGAAACAACCGAAAGATTTGCCCGGCATATCGATGTGAAATTTCTCCAGCAGTCGGAGGTTATTGAATTGGATCTGATGAAGGAAATCGATTACAACCGTTTTGAACAGATTAATTCAGGGTTGCTGTTCTGTGCAACAGGATATCTGGGCGAAGGTACTGCAGAAGGCTTATACGACAATAGAAATACAGAGCGCATTATTGATATCAACTATGCAAGACTGATTCCTGTTATCAATTATTTCGCCCATAAGTTTGAAAGCAGACGATCCGGGACTATCATCGGATTATCCTCCGTAGCAGGAGACCGTGGGCGACAGAGCAATTTCATCTATGGAAGCGCAAAAGCGGCATTTACGGCTTATTTAAGCGGCTTAAGAAACTATCTTTTCGATAAAAAAGTTCATGTTCTTACGGTAAAACCGGGATTTATGGCCACTAAAATGACTGAAGGATTGCCTTTGAATCCTAAACTAACGGCAACGCCGAAGCAGGCGGCGGAGTGTATTTTTAAAGCCTATAAAAAGCAGAAGAATGTAGCTTACGTACTACCGATTTGGGGAATCATTATGATGATTATCAGGAATATCCCTGAATTTATATTTAAAAAATTAAAGCTTTAA
- a CDS encoding OmpA family protein: protein MKLTKTYIGGLFLSSALLLTSCEAVQNSNHQQRGTAVGVASGAVIGGILGNNVGRGGNGAIGAVLGGIIGGVAGNVIGNKMDKQAREIKETLPGAEVERVGDGIKITLNESIVNFDFDSSALTTTAKTNLDKLAQVLTNNPDTNINIYGHTDSKGSDSYNMSLSERRANAVKAYLSGKGIASSRLFAKGEGESMPVASNDTDAGRAKNRRVEFAITANEKMIQDAQQGQ, encoded by the coding sequence ATGAAACTTACAAAAACATATATCGGAGGGCTTTTCTTGTCATCAGCGTTATTGCTTACAAGCTGTGAAGCGGTACAGAATTCTAATCACCAGCAAAGAGGTACGGCAGTAGGTGTTGCATCGGGAGCGGTAATTGGAGGAATTCTTGGAAACAATGTAGGAAGAGGAGGAAACGGAGCGATCGGAGCAGTACTGGGAGGTATTATTGGTGGTGTTGCTGGTAACGTAATCGGTAATAAAATGGATAAGCAGGCAAGAGAAATTAAAGAAACATTGCCGGGTGCTGAAGTGGAAAGAGTGGGAGACGGAATTAAAATTACTTTAAATGAAAGCATTGTAAACTTTGATTTCGATTCATCTGCATTAACGACCACTGCAAAAACTAACTTAGATAAACTTGCTCAGGTATTAACCAATAACCCTGATACAAATATCAATATTTACGGACATACAGACAGCAAAGGTTCGGATTCGTATAATATGAGTCTTTCCGAAAGAAGAGCAAATGCTGTAAAAGCTTATTTATCCGGTAAAGGAATTGCTTCCAGCAGACTATTTGCTAAAGGAGAAGGGGAAAGTATGCCGGTAGCATCCAATGATACCGATGCCGGAAGAGCTAAAAACCGAAGAGTAGAATTTGCCATTACAGCAAATGAAAAAATGATTCAGGATGCTCAACAGGGACAGTAA